The following DNA comes from Devosia litorisediminis.
AGATCCTTGATCCCAAGATCAAGGTGACCTGCACCGCCGTGCGCGTGCCCGTGTTTGTCGGCCATTCCGAAGCCATCAATCTCGAATTCGAAAACCCCATCAGCGCCGATGAAGCGCGTGACATTCTGCGCGAAGCACCCGGCGTTGCCGTGGTCGACAAGCGCGAAGCCGGTGGCTACACCACCCCGGTTGAATGCGTGGGTGAATACGAGACCTTCGTCAGCCGCATCCGCGAAGATGCCACTATCGAAAACGGCCTCAATATCTGGGTTGTTTCGGACAATCTGCGCAAGGGCGCCGCGCTCAATACCATCCAGATTGCTGAAACGCTGATCGAGCTGGGCCTCAAGCCCCGCGACGCCGCCTAGGCCATACGCTTGGTCACCCCGGTCCGGCCGGGGTGACCACACCAACAGGCACCGGTCTCGCCGCTTTCTGGTTTCGTCGGGAACACCAGCATGTTAAGGCCACGCCAATTCTCCTTGTGCGCAGGTTTTCATGCCGCTTCGCGATCTGCTGCTCGCCCTGGGCGTCGTCACGCTGTGGGGCCTGAACTTCGTCACCATCAAATGGGGCGTCGACGAAGTTTCCCCCTATCTGCTGACCGCCTTGCGCTATATCGGCTGCGCCCTGCCCGCCGTGTTTTTCATCCGCCGTCCCAATGTCAGCTGGGGTCTGCTGCTGGCCTATGGCATGACCGTGGGCGTGCTGCAGTTCAGCTTCCTGTTTTCTGCGGTGGGTCTGGGCATGCCCGCCGGGCTGGCCAGCCTGGTCATGCAGATGCAGGTGTTCTTCACCATGGCGCTGGCTGCCCTGCTGCTGGGTGAACGCCCTACCCCGCTGCGCATTGCCGGCGCCGGTCTGGCGCTGATTGGGCTGGCCACCATTGGCAGCGAGCATATCGGCAGCGCCGTGCTGATCCCGTTCCTGATGACGCTGGTTGCCTCGCTGTTCTGGTCCATGTCCAATATCGTCACCAAGCGCGCCGGCAAGGTCGACATGTTTGCCTTCGTGATCTGGGGCAGCCTCATTCCGCCGCTGCCCATGCTGGCCATCTCGCTGATTCTGGAGGGCCCCGGCCCGCTGCTGGCGCTGCCCTT
Coding sequences within:
- a CDS encoding EamA family transporter; the protein is MPLRDLLLALGVVTLWGLNFVTIKWGVDEVSPYLLTALRYIGCALPAVFFIRRPNVSWGLLLAYGMTVGVLQFSFLFSAVGLGMPAGLASLVMQMQVFFTMALAALLLGERPTPLRIAGAGLALIGLATIGSEHIGSAVLIPFLMTLVASLFWSMSNIVTKRAGKVDMFAFVIWGSLIPPLPMLAISLILEGPGPLLALPFISPQAIFSVLFIAYGSTLLGYGGWAILLGKYPAGMVAPFALLVPVVGFAAAFVFLGEAVTPLEMLGSLLIFAGLMLNVFGPRLWARLRVA